CGTCAACGGCACGCTCAAGGGCTCGACGACCGGCGCGACGTCGCTGGCGATCACCGGACTTGCCTGTGAGACGACCTTCAGCCTGACGGTCAGAGCGAAGGACCAGGCCGGCAACAGCAGCGCGGCGAGCTCGGTCTCCTCGCTCACCACCGCCACATGCCCTGCGCCGGTCGTGACGATCACAGCGCCGACGGCCGCGCAAGTGTTTGCTGGCACCACGGCCAGCGTGAACATCGCGTTCACGCTGCTGGGTGCGCCCACGAGCATCACCTGCAAGCTCGACGCCGGCGCCGCGGTCCCGTGTGCGACTGGCAGTTCGATCTCCGTGCCGACGCAGGGTCCGCACACGATCATCGTGGCCGCCACCAACTCCGGCGGTACCGGTACTGCCACCGCGAACTTCCGCATCATCGACACCGTCAAGCCGACGATGCCCACCAACCTTCAGGCCACCAACATTACGCAGACGAGCGCGCAGTTCAACTGGACCGCCTCGACCGACAATGTCGGAGTGGAGCAGTACAACGTCGAGCTGGTCACCGCTGGCGGAGTCAGCTTCTGGGCCGGATTCACCAACTCCACGTCGCCAAACATCACCCGGTTCAACTACCCGGCCGACCGTGACCCAATTTCGACCGCGCCGAACTTGAGTTGCGGCACCGAGTACTGGTTCCGGCTCAGCGCCGAGGATGGCGCCACGGATGCCGAAGGCAACGGCTCTCACAACGTCAGCACCACGACGGCTGACACGTCGTTCATCACCGGCGCCTGCCCCGCGGGCCCGACGGTCACGATCAGCAGTCCGGCCAACAACGCCTCGCTCGCCGGCGACAGCACGACGATCAACTTCACCGGCGCAGGCGTGCCGGATGCGATCACGTTCACCTGCAAGCTGGATGCGGGAACGGCTGCGCCGTGCGTGACGGGTCAGTCGTATACATCGCTCGCCGCCGGAGCTCACACTGTGGCGATAACCGCCACGAACTCGGTCGGAAGCGGCAGCGCGACGGTCAACTTCACTGTGCCCGACCTCTTGAACCCAACAGCACCGACCAATATTTCCAACTCCGCCGTGACCACCGGCAGCGCGACGATCAACTGGACGGCCGCAACTGACAACGTCGCCGTGACCGGCTACGAGATCTACCTCGGTGCCGCGGTAAATCCAGTCGTCGCCGTAAACGGTGCCGCGACTTCTGCCGTCATCCCGACGCTGACCTGCTCGACCGCTTACTCGGTCACCGTGAAGGCGAAGGATGCGGCTGGCCACAAAAGCCCGGCCAGTGCGGCGACGAACTTCACGACCCTCGCCTGTCCAGCCCCGACCGTGACGATCACCGCGCCGACCGCAGACCAGGTTCTGGCTGGCACCGCAACAACCGTCAAACCGCTCTTCACCACGACGGGCAGTCCCACAAGCGTGACGTGCACGCTCGACAACCTCGCCGCGGCCGCCTGCATCAGCGGCCAGACGATCAGCGGCCTTGCGCAGGGGCCCCACACGCTCACGGTGTCGGCAACCAGCGTCTGGGGCACGGGATCCACGACCGTGCAGTTCTCCGTCGCAGACACAATTGCTCCCGCCAGGCCCGGCGCCCCGACATTCAGCAACGTCACGCGCACGGCCGCGCAAATTGACTGGACGGCGGCGAGCGACAATGTCGGCGTGGCCGGCTACGAGGTCTTCTTCGACGGTCTGTCCAAGGGCACGATCACCGGCGCCCTCACGTTCAACGCGAGCGATCTTACCTGCGGCACGTTATACAGCGTGACCGTCAAGGCCACCGACACCGCTGGCCTTGTCAGCCTCGCCAGCACGGCTGGATCGCTGACCACCTTGCCGTGCCCCGCGCCCGCAACCGTCGTGATCAACTCACCGGCCGACAACGCGACGATCGCGACCAGCGACGCGACGGTCGTTTTCACCACGGGTAGCGATCCGACCACGGTCACCTGCAAGCTCGACGCTTCGGCTGCGGTGCCCTGCTCGTCGCCCGCGACGTTCAGCTCACTCGCGCCCGGCCCCCATGCGGTCACGGTCACCGCCAGCAATGCACTCGGTGGCAACTCAGACTCGGTCGTGTTCAGCGTGGCGGATGTCACCGACCCGTCGCCGCCGGGCGACGTTGTGGTTTCCAACATCGATGAAGACGCCGCAAAGATCGACTGGACCACTGCGACCGACGACGTCGAAGTAACTGGATACGAGATATTCAAGGGTGCAGTGAAGATCGCGACGCTGGGCGCGAATATCCGTAGCTATACGATCAACAACCTGGTGTGCGACACGCCTTACTCGATCACAGTCAAAGCAGTGGATGCCGCGGGGAATGCAGGGGCGGCGGCCGCACCCCAGTTCTCGACGCTCGGCTGCCCGGCGCCCCCGTTGGTTGCGATCACCAACCAACCTGTTGTCACGAACGGCAACGCGATCCACGTTGAGTTCGCGCTCAGCGGTGGCGCGGCGAAATCTGTGACTTGCCAACTCGACCAGGCTGCCGCCACTGCGTGCACGACACTCAACTCAACTGGCGGCAGCATCGACTACTCGAGTCTCGCCCCGGGACCCCATTTGATCACGATCGCCGCTCGCAACAGCAATAGCGACCCGGGCACCGCGACCGTAAACTTCACAGTCTCATCGCCGACTGCGCCGCCTATTGCGCTGCCGGCCGCATCCCCAGCGATCAAATCGGCCCCGAAATCCGTCAAGGCCGGCAAATCGATCGCGCTGAGGCTCGCATGCCCGACGGGTTGCACCGTGAGCGCAGTCCTAAAACTAGGCAAGAAGTCAGTCAAGCTCAAGTCGATCGCGGCTAAGGCGAATCAGGGCACGCTGACAATCAAGCTCAGCTCGGCCGTGACCAAGAAAATCACGCTCGCGCTCAAAAAACGCATCAGGGTAAGCATCGTCTTCACGCCATCAGGCGGCGGCGCACCCAAGAGCGTCGCGATCAAATAGCCCCGCACAAAGCAGAAAGGGCCGCCCCATATGGGACGACCCTTTCGATTTCCTATGCGACGGGCGGACAGTGAGAGTCAGCGTCCTGGTCGGTGGGACGTGCTGCTAAGCACAGCTAGTCGACCACTGGCACTCACCGGTGCAAGGTTTGGATTCCTTTGAGCGGCTCGCACCACCGGTCAGAGTTCCCGCACCTCCAGCGTCCCGCAAAACAATTGATTCAGTCGGACCACCTCCTCTCTCTGGTGGAACTATTGAAGCAAGCTAGACGGCGGAGGGATCCGGCACGATCCGGATGTACGGCTTCGGAGACTCCCAGCCGTCGGGGTACTTCTCCTTGGCTGCCTCGTCGGTAACTGAGCCGGCGATGATCACGTCATCGCCCTTGTTCCACTGCGCCGGTGTGGCAACGGCCTCCTTGGCTGTCAGCTGAAGCGAGTCGATCACGCGAAGGATCTCGTCGAAGTTGCGGCCGGTCGTCATCGGGTAGACGAGGATCAGCTTGATCTTCTTGTCCGGTCCGATCACGAAGACGTTGCGCAGCGTCTGATTCTGTGCCGGGGTGCGATCGGTCGAGTTGACGTCCTCACCGATCAGCTCGAGCATGTCGTACGCGTTGGCGACGGCGTGGTCGGTGTCGGCGATGATCGGGTAGTTCGGGCGGGTGCCCTGGGTCTCTTCGATGTCGTCGATCCACTTCTCGTGGTTCTCGAGCGGGTCGGTCGAAATACCGATGACTTTCACGCCGCGCGCGGCGAATTCCGGCTCGATGCTCGCGAGGTAGCCGAGTTCGGTCGTGCAGACCGGAGTGAAATTGCGCGGGTGCGAGAAAAGCACTGCCCAACCGTCACCGAGCCAGTCGTAGAAATTGATCTTGCCTTGGGTGGTCTCGGCGTCGAAGTTCGGCGCGTCTGATCCGATTGTCAGTGACATTTTTGAGTCTCCTGGGGTAAGTAGAGTCTTGAACTCATAATACCCCTAAACCCGATCGGAATGGTCGGCTCTCGCAACTTCGCACCCGCCGCCGTTTTCTAGGTGGCAGGCAGCCAGACTGCAGGACGCAGATGTCAGCAACTCTCCCTCCACCCACTCTCCGAGCCTTGGCCACGGCGGCGGTTCTGTTGGCCGTTCTCATGAGCGGTTTGTTGCTGCATGCCGCGTCGGCCACGGCTGCGACCTCGGGACCGAGCGCTTTTCAGGCCGAGGCGTCGCTGCTGAAGCAACGCGTCGCGCAGATCGGTTCGCAGACGCCTGCCGGCATGTACCCGCTCGGCACGGGCCTTGATGGCGAGCTGCGATTTTCTGAAGGCTGGACCTCGGGCTTCTGGGCGGGCACGCTCTGGCGCGTCGCAGATCTCAACCGCAGCGAAGCGTCAACGGCCAACGCGCTCGCGGCAACGATCGACCACTTCGGATTTGAACGGACCCAGCTCCACGACCTTGGCTTCATGTACGGCGAGAGCTCGGTTGCTGCCTACACCCGGCTCTGCAGAACCGCGGACGCGATCCCCGAATGCAAGAAGCTCCGCGCAAGCGGAATGCTCGCCACGTACACCCTTACCAAGCTCGCCCGCACGACCGGCCTGGGAATCATCCCGCTCGGTGCCAAGACCTGTTCAGACTGCAAGGTCGGCGGCGCAGAGACGATCGTCGACAGCATGATGAACCTGCCCCTGCTCTATTGGGCGGCCAGGACCAGCGGCAACATCAAGTACCGAAACCTCGCCAGAAAGCACGCCGACTGGGTCGCCAAGAACCTCGTTCGCAAGGACGGCTCGACCTTTCAATCCGCGAGCTACCCGCGCAGGTCCAAGGCGCCAAAGCTTGTAAAGCACACCCACCAGGGCCTGCGCGGAAGTTCCACCTGGTCGCGCGGACAGGCCTGGAGCATCTACGGATTTGCCGACGCGGGCAAGGAGTTCCGCAGCAAGGCTTACCTGTCGGTCGCCGAGCGCAATGCCAACTTTGTTGCCACGCACCTTCCCGCCAGCGGACTACCGCTGTGGGATTACGACGCAGAGCCAGGCGCACCAGTGGACGTTTCGGCCGGCGTGATCACGGCGGCCGGGCTGTTCCACCTTGCCAATGCATGCAAGGCGGTCAAGAACGGCTGCACGGAAGCAAAGCGCTGGCCGACGCTCGCGCGCAAGATCCTGAAGGGATCACTCGCGAAGATCCGCAAAGATGCGCCGATCGGCTACCTCGGAAATCAGGCTTACAGGATCGGCGGCAAGGACACCTGGGATGACGACGCCGAGCTGATCCTGGGGCTCGACTACGCGCTCGAAGCGATCAAGCTTTCACGCGCCGAATACAAGTAGCGGCTCGCCATGGCTGCGGGATACCCACAGGGTTTCGGGTCTACTGAGGCTCAGGCGGTCATCAAGATCGGTTCGCGGCTGGAGCGCGAACGCTGCTTCTCGTCGTGCAGATCCTCATCCACGC
This genomic interval from Solirubrobacterales bacterium contains the following:
- a CDS encoding glycoside hydrolase family 88 protein; the protein is MSGLLLHAASATAATSGPSAFQAEASLLKQRVAQIGSQTPAGMYPLGTGLDGELRFSEGWTSGFWAGTLWRVADLNRSEASTANALAATIDHFGFERTQLHDLGFMYGESSVAAYTRLCRTADAIPECKKLRASGMLATYTLTKLARTTGLGIIPLGAKTCSDCKVGGAETIVDSMMNLPLLYWAARTSGNIKYRNLARKHADWVAKNLVRKDGSTFQSASYPRRSKAPKLVKHTHQGLRGSSTWSRGQAWSIYGFADAGKEFRSKAYLSVAERNANFVATHLPASGLPLWDYDAEPGAPVDVSAGVITAAGLFHLANACKAVKNGCTEAKRWPTLARKILKGSLAKIRKDAPIGYLGNQAYRIGGKDTWDDDAELILGLDYALEAIKLSRAEYK
- a CDS encoding peroxiredoxin, coding for MSLTIGSDAPNFDAETTQGKINFYDWLGDGWAVLFSHPRNFTPVCTTELGYLASIEPEFAARGVKVIGISTDPLENHEKWIDDIEETQGTRPNYPIIADTDHAVANAYDMLELIGEDVNSTDRTPAQNQTLRNVFVIGPDKKIKLILVYPMTTGRNFDEILRVIDSLQLTAKEAVATPAQWNKGDDVIIAGSVTDEAAKEKYPDGWESPKPYIRIVPDPSAV